Proteins from a genomic interval of Flammeovirgaceae bacterium SG7u.111:
- a CDS encoding RNA methyltransferase — MEEKEEVNKSTLRKRADEIKEFRCKNLIAVLEEPNDYKNIGKVIRNINALGVEKLYIVDSRDKLPDNWQEMRNRKSLTKTSVSAIKWTYVKKFKSTEECLEHLEKKRFVSIVTSPHLKSEKNVVLNEGDYTQIRLAVWFGNESRGVSKTAIERSEMCVSIPMYGIIESLNLATSTGIVLYEVTTQRREFQKKYKRGQKKYQRKVKSDKGK, encoded by the coding sequence ATGGAAGAAAAAGAAGAGGTAAATAAAAGTACTTTAAGAAAAAGAGCAGATGAGATAAAAGAATTTAGGTGTAAAAATCTAATTGCAGTTCTTGAAGAACCAAACGATTATAAAAATATCGGTAAAGTAATAAGAAATATAAATGCACTTGGCGTCGAAAAATTATACATAGTTGACAGTCGAGACAAATTACCAGATAACTGGCAAGAAATGCGAAATCGGAAATCGCTTACTAAAACTTCGGTTTCTGCTATAAAATGGACATACGTAAAGAAATTCAAAAGTACAGAAGAGTGCTTAGAGCACTTGGAAAAGAAAAGGTTTGTCTCAATTGTAACGTCTCCTCACTTAAAAAGTGAAAAAAATGTAGTTTTAAACGAAGGAGATTATACACAAATAAGGCTAGCAGTTTGGTTTGGAAATGAATCAAGAGGAGTTAGTAAAACTGCAATCGAAAGAAGCGAAATGTGTGTAAGCATTCCGATGTATGGAATAATTGAAAGCCTAAATTTGGCTACCTCAACAGGAATTGTGCTTTATGAAGTAACAACACAAAGAAGAGAGTTTCAAAAAAAGTACAAACGAGGACAAAAGAAATATCAAAGAAAAGTAAAATCAGATAAAGGGAAGTAA
- the dacB gene encoding D-alanyl-D-alanine carboxypeptidase/D-alanyl-D-alanine-endopeptidase, whose product MLYLKFTLPIFLFLSLFPENTLDTSLAIKGEHEKLSPLDFSNKLKEIHESEGLEGSVMSVFVMEASESKPLTDYYSQLGMATASTMKAITTAAGMRVLGKDFTFKTRVEYDGEIDENGTLQGNLYIRGGGDPTLGKDNLPALLERITDKVRDSGINQINGCVVGDARIFDRQLTPDTWIWEDMGNYFGAGASGLSINENLYRLYFKTGSREGTATQITGMEPKIPGVEFVNEITTGKPGSGDNGYIFGAPYTYLRYVRGSLPPNYPSFMIKGSMPDPAYFCAYELQRYIEARGIEVNRSATTFRLSKEIKEGPCKVIWSKESPTLDRIITRTNMKSVNLYAEAILRMIGHVKKNEGSTSAGIEAMYELWESEGIDMKGCHFADGSGLSRFNAVNARQMVQILQTMLRYDTDGSYIKSLPIAGKTGTLKNMCKGRLSEGRIRAKSGYINRVRSYAGYADSITGKRLVFAIMINNYSKPYGQLTHDFEDIMDMIVRLGR is encoded by the coding sequence ATGCTGTACTTAAAATTCACGTTGCCAATTTTCTTGTTTCTAAGCCTTTTTCCCGAAAATACGCTAGATACCTCATTAGCCATAAAGGGAGAACATGAAAAACTTAGCCCACTTGACTTTAGCAATAAGCTAAAGGAAATCCACGAAAGCGAAGGGCTGGAAGGCTCGGTAATGAGTGTTTTTGTGATGGAAGCATCAGAGAGCAAGCCACTTACCGACTACTACAGCCAACTCGGAATGGCAACGGCTTCTACCATGAAAGCCATCACCACGGCGGCTGGAATGAGGGTTTTGGGGAAAGATTTTACCTTCAAAACCAGGGTGGAATACGATGGAGAAATTGACGAAAACGGTACGCTCCAAGGGAATTTGTATATACGGGGCGGCGGCGACCCAACCCTTGGAAAAGATAATTTGCCTGCCCTTTTAGAAAGGATTACCGATAAAGTAAGAGATTCGGGAATCAATCAAATAAACGGTTGTGTGGTGGGCGATGCCCGTATTTTTGATAGGCAACTCACACCAGATACGTGGATTTGGGAAGATATGGGCAACTATTTTGGGGCGGGGGCATCTGGGCTTTCCATCAACGAAAACCTGTACCGATTGTATTTTAAAACCGGAAGTAGAGAAGGGACAGCCACCCAGATTACCGGCATGGAACCCAAAATTCCGGGGGTCGAGTTTGTAAATGAAATCACCACGGGCAAGCCCGGCTCAGGAGATAACGGATACATTTTTGGCGCACCTTACACCTATTTGAGGTATGTGCGAGGCTCTTTACCACCCAATTATCCTTCCTTTATGATAAAAGGCTCTATGCCCGATCCAGCCTATTTTTGTGCTTACGAATTGCAACGCTACATAGAGGCAAGGGGCATAGAAGTGAACCGAAGCGCAACTACCTTCCGCCTTTCTAAGGAAATCAAAGAAGGGCCTTGTAAAGTTATATGGAGTAAAGAATCGCCCACGCTCGACCGGATCATCACCCGCACCAATATGAAAAGTGTGAACCTTTATGCAGAGGCCATTTTGCGGATGATAGGCCATGTGAAGAAAAATGAGGGCAGTACTTCAGCAGGAATAGAGGCAATGTACGAGCTGTGGGAATCGGAAGGCATTGATATGAAAGGCTGCCACTTTGCCGATGGCAGCGGGCTTTCTCGCTTCAATGCGGTAAATGCACGACAAATGGTGCAAATCCTCCAGACCATGCTCCGCTACGATACCGACGGCAGCTACATAAAATCGCTGCCCATAGCAGGAAAAACAGGCACGCTCAAAAATATGTGCAAAGGTCGGCTAAGCGAAGGACGCATCCGAGCCAAAAGCGGGTACATCAACCGGGTTCGCTCCTATGCGGGTTATGCCGATTCCATTACGGGGAAAAGGCTGGTCTTCGCCATTATGATCAACAACTACTCCAAGCCCTACGGGCAACTCACCCACGATTTTGAAGATATTATGGATATGATTGTAAGACTGGGGAGGTAG
- a CDS encoding 2-isopropylmalate synthase produces MDRVYIFDTTLRDGEQVPGCQLTTIEKIEVAKALQALGVDVLEAGFPISSPGDFNSVREISKAVSNPIICALTRAVPKDIEVAADALKFAKRKRIHTGIGASDYHIKHKFNSTHDKILERGVEAVKYAKTFVEDVEFYAEDAGRADLEFLARMVEAVIAAGATVVNIPDTTGYCLPEVYGAKIRYLMENVTNIDKAILSVHCHNDLGMATANSLAGVVNGARQVEVTMNGIGERAGNTSLEEVAMALRTHNNLNLDTGINSTKIYDTSRLVSRLMRMPVQANKAVVGRNAFAHSSGIHQDGVLKHRENYEIMSPQDVGINQSSILLTARSGRAALKHRLEVLGYQFSTEEIDKLYDDFLKMADKKKDIEDDDLLKLIGKAKHEQQIELLRLQVVCGDPLSPMATVHIKHNGEEKMESSTGNGPVDASIKALQKMVSIKVRIEEYLVQAITGGSDDQGKVHMQLSHGEQVYYGFGTSTDIVMASVYAYIDALNKITAVK; encoded by the coding sequence ATGGACAGGGTCTATATTTTTGACACTACGCTCCGCGATGGCGAGCAAGTGCCAGGTTGCCAACTTACTACTATTGAGAAGATTGAAGTAGCTAAAGCGCTGCAAGCGCTGGGCGTAGATGTGCTGGAAGCTGGCTTTCCCATTTCTAGCCCTGGAGATTTCAACTCGGTGAGGGAAATTTCTAAAGCTGTTTCTAACCCTATTATCTGTGCACTCACCCGTGCCGTGCCCAAAGACATTGAAGTAGCTGCCGATGCCCTCAAATTTGCCAAAAGAAAACGAATCCACACAGGGATTGGCGCATCGGATTATCATATAAAACATAAATTCAATAGCACCCACGATAAGATTTTGGAGCGAGGGGTGGAAGCCGTGAAATATGCAAAAACCTTTGTGGAAGATGTAGAATTCTATGCAGAAGATGCGGGAAGGGCTGACTTGGAATTTTTGGCGAGGATGGTGGAAGCTGTGATTGCCGCTGGGGCAACCGTGGTCAACATTCCCGATACTACGGGCTATTGCCTACCAGAGGTCTATGGTGCAAAAATTCGTTACCTAATGGAAAATGTCACCAACATCGACAAAGCTATCCTTTCGGTGCACTGCCACAACGACTTGGGCATGGCCACCGCCAACAGCCTTGCTGGCGTAGTAAACGGCGCTAGGCAGGTTGAAGTGACCATGAACGGTATAGGCGAACGAGCGGGAAATACCTCGCTAGAAGAAGTAGCGATGGCACTTCGCACCCACAATAATTTGAACCTCGATACGGGAATAAATTCTACTAAGATTTACGATACCAGCCGTTTGGTTTCTAGGCTGATGCGTATGCCTGTGCAGGCCAACAAAGCAGTGGTAGGAAGAAATGCATTTGCCCACTCTTCGGGTATCCACCAAGATGGTGTGCTGAAGCATAGGGAAAACTACGAGATTATGTCTCCGCAAGATGTGGGCATCAATCAATCATCTATTTTGCTAACCGCTAGAAGCGGGAGGGCTGCGCTCAAACACCGCTTGGAGGTACTTGGCTACCAGTTTTCTACAGAAGAAATTGACAAACTCTACGACGATTTCTTGAAAATGGCAGACAAGAAAAAGGATATTGAGGATGATGATTTGTTGAAGTTGATTGGCAAGGCCAAACACGAACAGCAAATTGAATTGCTCAGGCTGCAAGTAGTCTGTGGCGATCCGCTAAGCCCTATGGCTACGGTGCATATAAAACACAATGGAGAGGAAAAAATGGAGTCTTCTACAGGCAATGGCCCGGTAGATGCATCCATCAAAGCCCTTCAGAAAATGGTGAGCATCAAGGTGAGGATAGAAGAATACTTGGTACAAGCCATTACGGGTGGATCCGATGACCAAGGAAAAGTACACATGCAACTTTCGCATGGAGAGCAGGTGTATTACGGATTTGGAACAAGTACCGACATCGTGATGGCATCAGTCTATGCCTACATAGATGCGCTCAACAAAATCACTGCCGTGAAATAA
- a CDS encoding DUF4290 domain-containing protein → MDYYTNDEPLLLKEYGRNVQRLVKFIATIEDKEKRTRAAHTLVNLMKQLNPSVKENSESTQQRIWDHLYIMSNFELDIDGPFPKPDETILDKKPEPLTYKDKELKHKHYGRNIELLIDLAANTEDPDERENAIMYIGRLMKTFYTSWNRENIGDDVIINHLYEMSKGKIDMRDQLKSDKVVFEISIPRDKDLNNSKGKSNNPRRRSSKPTNKRKDNNNKRRS, encoded by the coding sequence ATGGATTACTATACAAATGACGAGCCTCTACTATTGAAAGAATATGGTAGAAATGTCCAAAGGCTGGTAAAATTTATAGCTACAATAGAGGACAAGGAAAAACGCACAAGAGCTGCCCACACACTTGTAAATCTCATGAAGCAGCTCAATCCTTCGGTAAAGGAAAACAGCGAAAGCACCCAGCAGCGTATTTGGGATCACCTTTATATCATGTCTAACTTCGAACTCGACATAGACGGACCTTTCCCTAAGCCTGACGAAACTATCTTAGATAAAAAGCCTGAACCGCTAACTTATAAAGATAAAGAACTCAAGCACAAGCACTATGGCCGCAACATTGAGCTACTTATAGACTTAGCGGCAAATACCGAAGATCCAGATGAAAGGGAAAATGCCATCATGTACATCGGTCGTTTGATGAAAACCTTCTATACTTCCTGGAACAGGGAGAATATAGGTGATGACGTGATCATTAATCACCTATATGAAATGTCCAAAGGAAAGATTGATATGAGAGATCAGCTCAAATCCGATAAGGTGGTTTTTGAAATTTCTATTCCACGAGATAAAGATTTAAACAACAGTAAGGGTAAAAGTAACAACCCAAGAAGAAGATCTTCCAAGCCTACCAACAAAAGGAAAGATAACAATAACAAAAGGAGGTCGTAA
- a CDS encoding 3'-5' exonuclease, whose translation MEYLDSLNEPQREAVVHAEGPLMIIAGAGSGKTRVLTLRIACLIENGVDPFNILSLTFTNKAAKEMRERIEQVVGNDAKNLWMGTFHSIFAKILRYEADKIGYQSNFTIYDADDSKSLIRTIVKEMELDDKLYKANAVLGRISMAKNNLVSWRAYMNNTELMLEDETSRRPKIAEIYKTYSHRCFHANAMDFDDLLFNTNVLFRDHLDVLNKYQHKFHHVLIDEFQDTNISQYMITKKLAAIKQNIVVVGDDAQSIYAFRGANIQNILNFEKDYPDLKVIKLEQNYRSSQNIVNAANSVIRFNSKQLQKNVWTSNDEGAKIKLVKSATDSEEGRLVANAIFETKMQENLPNSEFAVLYRTNSQSRAIEESLRKLNISYKIIGGLSFYQRKEIKDLIAYLRFTVNQSDEEAFKRIVNYPKRGIGKTTVDKIVVASVEQDVPVWDVVANIQKFFGSGRAVKTVQEFANMVKNFMQSVQNKDAFQAATDIAKGSGILKELYDDKTVEGRVRYENLQELLNAVKAFVDNPDNEDKSLHAFLQDVALLTSSDQTADEDTVTLMTIHMSKGLEFGHVYLVGMEENLFPSQMMLNSRADLEEERRLFYVAITRAKKTLTLSYALQRYRFGKLEMKEPSRFIEEIDKTYLDASHTVAPSSFGALNAPKTKYQNLKKPAPSAGKGHNVSASFSPSDPKLLAEGMKVEHAKFGFGTITNIESFGGDKRARIIFDNFGEKTLILSFAKLMICK comes from the coding sequence ATGGAATACTTGGATAGTTTGAACGAGCCTCAGAGAGAGGCGGTGGTGCATGCCGAAGGACCGTTGATGATCATAGCTGGTGCAGGGTCGGGGAAAACCCGTGTGCTCACGCTCAGGATTGCCTGCCTCATAGAAAATGGCGTTGACCCGTTCAATATTCTTTCGCTTACCTTTACCAACAAGGCCGCAAAAGAAATGAGGGAGAGGATAGAACAAGTGGTGGGCAACGATGCCAAAAACCTCTGGATGGGAACTTTCCACTCTATTTTTGCTAAAATACTTCGTTACGAAGCCGATAAAATTGGCTACCAAAGTAACTTCACTATTTACGATGCCGACGACTCCAAGTCATTGATCCGAACCATTGTAAAGGAAATGGAGTTGGACGATAAGCTCTACAAAGCAAATGCCGTATTGGGCAGGATTTCCATGGCGAAAAATAACCTCGTTTCGTGGAGGGCTTACATGAACAACACCGAGCTAATGCTGGAAGACGAAACTTCCCGCCGCCCAAAAATTGCCGAGATCTACAAAACATACAGTCACCGCTGCTTCCATGCCAACGCCATGGACTTTGACGATTTGCTGTTCAACACCAACGTACTTTTCCGCGACCACCTAGATGTGCTCAATAAATACCAGCACAAGTTCCACCATGTACTCATAGATGAGTTTCAGGATACGAATATTTCCCAATATATGATCACCAAAAAGCTTGCGGCTATCAAACAGAACATAGTAGTGGTGGGTGATGACGCACAAAGTATCTATGCGTTCCGTGGGGCAAACATCCAAAACATCCTCAACTTTGAGAAGGATTATCCCGACCTCAAGGTGATAAAGCTGGAGCAAAATTACCGCTCTTCGCAAAATATTGTAAACGCTGCAAACTCCGTCATCCGTTTCAACAGCAAGCAATTGCAGAAAAATGTGTGGACATCGAACGATGAAGGCGCAAAAATAAAACTGGTAAAATCGGCTACCGATAGTGAGGAAGGACGCTTGGTCGCCAATGCTATTTTCGAGACCAAGATGCAGGAAAACTTGCCTAATAGTGAGTTTGCCGTCTTGTACCGAACCAACTCCCAGTCGAGGGCGATTGAAGAATCACTCAGGAAATTGAACATTTCCTACAAGATTATTGGCGGGCTTTCTTTCTACCAAAGAAAGGAAATAAAAGACTTGATTGCCTACCTCCGCTTCACGGTGAACCAAAGCGACGAAGAGGCTTTTAAGAGAATAGTGAACTACCCAAAAAGGGGAATTGGGAAAACTACGGTAGATAAAATTGTAGTTGCTTCAGTGGAGCAAGATGTACCTGTTTGGGATGTGGTTGCTAATATCCAGAAGTTTTTTGGCTCGGGAAGGGCTGTGAAAACCGTACAGGAATTTGCCAACATGGTCAAAAACTTCATGCAATCTGTCCAGAATAAAGATGCTTTCCAAGCTGCAACAGACATTGCCAAAGGCTCGGGAATCCTGAAAGAGCTTTACGACGACAAAACCGTTGAAGGAAGAGTTCGGTACGAAAACTTGCAAGAATTGCTCAACGCCGTGAAAGCATTTGTAGACAACCCCGACAACGAGGACAAAAGCTTGCATGCATTCCTCCAAGACGTTGCCTTGCTCACCTCCTCCGACCAAACCGCCGATGAGGACACCGTTACCCTAATGACCATCCACATGTCCAAAGGGCTAGAGTTTGGGCATGTGTACCTAGTGGGAATGGAGGAAAACCTGTTCCCTTCCCAAATGATGCTCAACAGCCGAGCAGACCTGGAAGAAGAAAGAAGGCTTTTTTACGTAGCCATCACACGGGCTAAGAAAACACTCACTCTTTCGTATGCACTGCAACGTTACCGCTTTGGCAAGCTGGAAATGAAAGAGCCGAGCAGGTTTATAGAAGAAATTGACAAAACATATTTGGATGCCAGCCACACCGTAGCCCCAAGTAGTTTCGGTGCATTAAACGCTCCAAAAACCAAGTACCAAAACTTGAAAAAGCCAGCCCCATCTGCAGGGAAGGGGCATAACGTTTCTGCTTCTTTTAGCCCTAGCGACCCAAAATTACTCGCCGAAGGGATGAAAGTAGAGCACGCAAAATTTGGCTTTGGCACCATAACAAATATCGAATCTTTTGGCGGAGATAAGCGTGCCCGTATTATTTTTGATAACTTTGGAGAGAAAACCTTAATTTTGAGCTTCGCTAAATTGATGATCTGCAAATAA